In a single window of the Solea senegalensis isolate Sse05_10M linkage group LG1, IFAPA_SoseM_1, whole genome shotgun sequence genome:
- the LOC122776971 gene encoding gap junction delta-4 protein — protein sequence MAGTSASEIIFISVNHSITMMGKVWLIVMIFLRILMLLLAGYPIYQDEQERFVCNTIQPGCANVCYDLFSPISLFRFWLVQLTIMCLPYFIFVIYVVHKVSNSLTVESNASGYIKVTPLFKIQQEPFNETPINKMPPGAEQGWARCFTGAYILHLMFRTLLEAGFGAAHYYLFGFYIPRRFLCQHPPCTTQVDCYISRPTEKTVMLNFMLGVAALSLLLNVLDFICAIKRSVQLKSKKKMRTVKIYEEEQCFISGEGMDVNTSMAQQDLECEAGQNVAFRKRKGSGGGTLGLGQEPLGLVHSLGALGSNTNGNNGYSVSQEDAPERSGSEVALCPPEPMGTPRSIRVNKRNRLKPPPPPRRDLGLPSVVSAGPNGDVSTAATTCTRRMGQYTLVEVGSGTEPQNNDDGQEKKSEWV from the exons aTGGCAGGAACGAGTGCTTCAGAGATCATCTTCATCTCTGTGAATCATAGCATCACTATGATGG GGAAGGTGTGGCTCATTGTCATGATCTTCCTCCGCATCCTTATGCTCCTCCTCGCTGGTTACCCCATTTACCAGGATGAGCAGGAGCGATTTGTGTGCAACACCATTCAGCCTGGCTGTGCCAACGTGTGCTATGATCTCTTTTctcccatctctctcttccGCTTCTGGCTGGTGCAGCTCACCATCATGTGTCTCCCCTACTTCATATTTGTCATCTATGTGGTCCACAAGGTGTCAAATAGCCTCACTGTGGAATCGAATGCCTCTGGTTACATCAAAGTCACGCCACTGTTCAAGATCCAACAGGAACCATTCAATGAGACACCCATAAACAAGATGCCTCCGGGAGCTGAGCAAGGTTGGGCCCGGTGCTTCACTGGAGCATACATCCTACATCTCATGTTTCGAACTCTGCTGGAGGCTGGGTTTGGAGCAGCTCACTACTATCTATTTGGCTTCTATATCCCCAGGCGGTTCCTGTGTCAGCATCCACCGTGTACAACACAGGTGGACTGCTACATCTCCAGGCCCACTGAGAAGACTGTGATGCTCAACTTCATGCTTGGTGTGGCTGCTCTGTCTTTGCTTCTGAATGTGTTGGATTTCATCTGTGCAATAAAGCGCTCAGTGCAGCTGAAGAGCAAGAAGAAAATGAGGACTGTGAAGATATATGAGGAAGAACAATGTTTCATTTCAGGTGAGGGAATGGATGTAAATACCTCCATGGCTCAGCAGGATTTAGAATGTGAAGCTGGTCAGAACGTGGCTTTCCGGAAAAGGAAAGGTAGTGGAGGTGGAACTCTTGGTTTAGGTCAGGAACCACTGGGCCTGGTGCATTCTCTGGGTGCCCTAGGTAGCAACACAAATGGGAACAACGGCTATTCTGTTTCCCAAGAGGATGCCCCAGAAAGGAGCGGGAGTGAGGTGGCTCTCTGCCCCCCAGAGCCAATGGGGACACCCAGATCCATACGTGTTAACAAACGCAATCGACTTAaaccaccacctccacccagGCGGGACCTTGGTTTGCCCTCAGTGGTGTCAGCAGGTCCAAACGGGgatgtttccacagcagcaacaacctGTACAAGAAGAATGGGGCAGTATACGTTAGTTGAGGTTGGCAGCGGCACAGAGCCACAGAATAACGATGATGGACAGGAGAAAAAATCAGAGTGGGTTTGA